A genomic segment from Bacteroidota bacterium encodes:
- a CDS encoding orotate phosphoribosyltransferase, producing MKLNDDTALKIAEFLLQIKAIKLNPTAPYTWASGWKSPIYCDNRVALSHPKIRTYIRQQLVQNITANYGNPDVIAGVATGAIAQGALVAEAMGLPFVYVRASAKEHGMGNLIEGKIEKGQTVVVVEDLISTGMSSLKAVDALRNADCDVKGMVAIFSYGFKVANDNFKKAKCKLNTLSDYDALIKQALKSNFITENDLKSLKAWRENPEEWGK from the coding sequence ATGAAATTGAACGACGATACCGCCTTAAAAATCGCTGAATTCTTACTGCAAATTAAAGCAATTAAATTAAATCCTACCGCACCCTATACCTGGGCATCCGGATGGAAATCGCCCATTTATTGCGACAATCGGGTAGCTTTGTCGCACCCTAAAATTCGCACCTATATACGCCAACAATTGGTACAAAATATTACAGCCAATTATGGTAACCCTGATGTTATTGCCGGAGTAGCAACTGGAGCTATTGCACAAGGAGCCTTGGTTGCTGAAGCAATGGGATTGCCTTTTGTGTATGTTCGTGCTTCGGCTAAAGAGCATGGAATGGGAAATTTAATTGAAGGAAAAATTGAGAAGGGTCAAACTGTTGTAGTGGTTGAAGATTTAATTTCAACCGGTATGAGTAGTTTAAAGGCAGTAGATGCTTTGCGCAACGCCGATTGTGATGTAAAGGGAATGGTGGCCATATTTAGCTACGGATTTAAAGTTGCAAACGATAATTTTAAAAAAGCGAAATGTAAATTGAATACGCTCAGTGATTACGATGCACTGATAAAACAAGCGTTGAAGTCTAATTTTATTACCGAAAACGACTTAAAATCCCTTAAAGCTTGGCGTGAAAACCCTGAGGAATGGGGGAAATAA
- a CDS encoding biotin--[acetyl-CoA-carboxylase] ligase, which translates to MPALFIGTHLIKLTSIDSTNTYLQQQLKQQNVLEGTVAIANEQHSGKGQRGNTWQSEPNKNLTFSLLLRPKRLKAEKQFLLSKIVSLGVLDFVCAHVKNKKEVKVKWPNDIYVKNKKIAGILIENSLRGDEVNTSIIGIGLNINQLDFTPLSATSLALETGIELNLDKALGDLCSCIEVRYLQYINHNLAALHGDYHQHLYCLNELHWFETKNKQYQGIIVGITGEGKLLLDCYPEKIIAEYGIKEIKFLK; encoded by the coding sequence ATGCCGGCACTCTTCATAGGAACCCATCTTATTAAACTAACAAGTATTGATAGCACCAATACGTATTTGCAGCAACAACTTAAACAGCAAAATGTTTTGGAGGGGACGGTAGCTATAGCCAACGAACAACATAGTGGAAAAGGCCAGCGCGGCAATACCTGGCAAAGTGAGCCAAATAAAAATTTAACTTTTAGTTTATTGCTTCGCCCAAAACGTCTTAAAGCCGAAAAGCAATTCTTACTTTCTAAAATAGTATCGCTCGGAGTGCTTGACTTTGTGTGTGCTCATGTAAAAAATAAAAAGGAAGTTAAGGTAAAATGGCCCAATGATATTTATGTAAAAAATAAGAAGATTGCAGGTATTTTAATCGAAAATTCGCTGCGTGGCGATGAAGTCAATACGAGCATCATTGGTATAGGATTGAATATTAACCAGCTTGATTTTACGCCACTTTCTGCCACTTCTTTAGCACTTGAAACAGGGATCGAATTAAACCTTGATAAAGCGCTAGGTGATTTGTGCAGTTGTATAGAAGTGAGGTACCTTCAGTATATTAATCATAACCTGGCTGCCTTGCATGGAGATTACCATCAGCACCTGTATTGCTTAAATGAATTACATTGGTTTGAAACAAAAAACAAACAATACCAAGGAATTATTGTCGGTATTACCGGTGAAGGAAAATTACTTCTTGATTGTTATCCAGAAAAAATAATTGCTGAATACGGTATCAAGGAAATTAAATTTCTGAAGTAG
- the rsfS gene encoding ribosome silencing factor: MARKKKVTDTPAQLAACIIEAIKEKKGSEIVSLNLKNIPNSVCDYFIVCTGDSSTQVSAIAGSIEEIVKKELNEFPWHKEGFQNSEWILLDYVTVVVHIFQPEARNFYRIEKLWSDAEINVIAAVK, from the coding sequence TTGGCAAGAAAGAAAAAAGTAACTGACACACCTGCACAATTGGCAGCATGTATTATTGAAGCTATTAAAGAAAAAAAGGGTTCAGAAATCGTAAGTTTAAACCTAAAAAATATACCGAATTCAGTTTGCGATTATTTTATTGTATGCACAGGAGACTCGTCAACACAGGTTTCTGCGATAGCAGGTTCAATTGAAGAAATCGTTAAGAAAGAACTGAATGAGTTTCCTTGGCACAAGGAAGGTTTCCAAAACTCGGAATGGATATTGTTAGATTATGTGACAGTGGTTGTGCATATATTTCAACCTGAAGCCAGAAATTTTTACCGAATTGAAAAGCTTTGGTCAGATGCCGAAATCAATGTGATTGCGGCGGTTAAATGA
- the ftsH gene encoding ATP-dependent zinc metalloprotease FtsH, whose translation MKQVNFAEENPKNLGKEKKTSDKFKNKIPVKPKLPKNTFNFYWVYAIILVLVLLMSFFDFNSTSNKTNWQEFETKMLRSGDVERLVVVNKENAEVYIKQEALAKEQYKDLPKKSWGSNKNLGPHYTFEIGPPEAFEKKLQDAQVGVPDAERISVDYITQKNWGGDLFGWIFPIVVMIAIWMFIMRRMTGGSGGGNAIFNIGKSRAALFDPEDKVKITFADVAGLEEAKEEVMEIVDFLKNPQKFTTLGGKIPKGALLVGPPGTGKTLLAKAVAGEAGVPFFSLSGSDFVEMFVGVGAARVRDLFNQAKQKAPAIIFIDEIDAIGRSRSRNQIQGGNDERENTLNSLLVEMDGFGTNSGVIILAATNRPDVLDSALLRPGRFDRQISIDKPDIIGREAIFKVHLKPLTKLDADVNPNKLAQQTPGFAGAEIANVCNEAALIAARKNKPMVDMQDFHDAIDRVIGGLEKKNKIINEDEKKIVAYHEAGHAVAGWFLEHSHPLVKVSIVPRGIAALGYAQYLPKEQFLYTTEQLMDDICMTLGGRVAEDITFNRISTGALSDLERTTKVAYNMVTVYGMNDKIGNISFYDRGQADYGGFTKPYSDTTAKIIDEEVKKIIDTAYHTTKSLLLEKRVQLEAVAQELLKREVLFQSDLERLIGKRPFNKDVPVIELNQPKAEADKAPDTTGNLSSEPSSNTAN comes from the coding sequence GTGAAGCAAGTAAATTTTGCAGAAGAAAATCCTAAGAATTTAGGAAAAGAAAAAAAGACGTCCGATAAATTTAAAAACAAAATACCCGTTAAGCCCAAACTTCCAAAAAATACATTCAACTTTTATTGGGTGTATGCTATTATTTTGGTGCTTGTGTTGTTAATGTCGTTTTTTGATTTTAATAGCACCTCCAATAAAACCAATTGGCAAGAGTTTGAAACCAAAATGCTGCGTAGTGGTGATGTGGAACGACTGGTGGTTGTAAATAAGGAAAATGCTGAAGTGTATATTAAGCAAGAAGCTTTAGCTAAAGAACAATACAAAGACCTTCCTAAAAAATCCTGGGGAAGTAACAAGAATTTAGGTCCACATTATACTTTTGAAATTGGCCCTCCGGAAGCATTCGAAAAAAAGTTACAAGATGCACAAGTAGGAGTACCTGATGCCGAGCGCATTAGTGTTGATTACATTACTCAAAAAAACTGGGGAGGCGATTTGTTCGGTTGGATTTTTCCAATTGTTGTAATGATAGCAATTTGGATGTTTATCATGCGTCGAATGACAGGTGGTTCAGGTGGTGGTAACGCAATATTTAATATTGGTAAATCACGTGCTGCTTTGTTTGATCCTGAGGATAAAGTAAAAATAACTTTTGCTGATGTTGCCGGGCTGGAAGAAGCGAAAGAAGAGGTAATGGAAATTGTTGACTTTTTAAAGAACCCACAAAAATTTACCACATTGGGTGGAAAAATCCCTAAAGGAGCATTGTTAGTAGGTCCTCCGGGAACCGGAAAAACACTATTGGCTAAAGCAGTAGCCGGAGAAGCAGGAGTACCATTTTTCTCTTTATCAGGTTCTGATTTTGTTGAGATGTTTGTTGGAGTTGGAGCAGCACGCGTTCGTGATTTATTTAATCAGGCAAAACAAAAAGCGCCAGCCATTATTTTTATTGATGAAATAGATGCTATTGGGCGTTCACGTAGCCGCAATCAAATACAAGGCGGAAACGATGAGCGTGAGAATACCTTAAATTCATTACTGGTTGAAATGGATGGATTTGGAACCAATTCAGGGGTTATTATTTTAGCCGCAACAAATCGTCCGGATGTTTTAGATTCTGCATTATTACGCCCGGGTCGTTTCGATCGACAAATTAGTATTGATAAACCAGATATTATTGGACGTGAGGCAATTTTTAAAGTACATTTAAAACCCTTGACTAAACTAGATGCTGATGTAAATCCAAACAAATTAGCACAACAAACTCCAGGATTTGCCGGAGCTGAAATAGCCAATGTTTGTAATGAAGCTGCGTTAATAGCTGCGCGTAAAAACAAACCGATGGTTGACATGCAGGATTTTCACGATGCCATTGACCGTGTAATTGGTGGACTCGAGAAAAAGAATAAAATTATTAATGAGGACGAAAAGAAAATTGTTGCCTACCACGAAGCAGGGCATGCTGTTGCAGGTTGGTTTTTAGAACATTCGCATCCATTGGTAAAAGTTAGCATTGTGCCACGTGGAATTGCTGCATTGGGTTATGCTCAATATTTACCCAAGGAACAATTTTTATATACAACAGAGCAATTGATGGATGATATTTGTATGACTCTAGGAGGAAGAGTGGCAGAAGATATTACCTTCAACCGTATTTCCACCGGTGCACTCAGTGATTTAGAACGTACTACTAAGGTTGCTTACAACATGGTAACTGTGTATGGTATGAACGATAAAATTGGGAATATTTCTTTTTACGACAGAGGACAAGCAGATTATGGAGGATTTACCAAACCTTACTCTGATACTACAGCAAAAATTATTGACGAGGAAGTAAAGAAAATTATTGATACGGCTTATCATACAACCAAATCGTTGTTACTTGAAAAACGTGTTCAGCTTGAAGCCGTTGCGCAAGAACTGCTTAAGCGCGAAGTATTGTTTCAATCGGATTTAGAGCGATTAATTGGAAAGCGCCCGTTTAATAAAGATGTACCAGTTATTGAATTGAATCAGCCAAAAGCAGAAGCTGATAAAGCACCTGATACAACGGGTAATTTAAGTTCAGAACCAAGCAGCAATACTGCCAATTAA
- a CDS encoding LUD domain-containing protein, producing MEESTSKEKVLKRIRKALINKSAEPAPNVDFESPIYAKNPDTLEINFAQNFTETGGKFVFCLDYNECLDNLLYLAKENTWDKLFCLEEPLKELLDIGNLAHTENLEEVNACITTCEFLIAQTGGVVVSSKLASGRATPFLFPVHLVVAFTSQLVEETKDAFKNLKLKFPTQLPSMLSIICGPGRTMAIDTMPLQVGIGSTEIYVFLIDDLIAE from the coding sequence ATGGAAGAAAGTACTTCGAAGGAAAAGGTCTTAAAACGTATACGAAAAGCGCTGATTAATAAATCGGCAGAGCCTGCACCAAACGTCGATTTTGAAAGCCCCATTTACGCTAAAAATCCCGATACATTAGAAATTAATTTTGCTCAAAACTTTACCGAAACAGGAGGTAAGTTTGTGTTTTGTTTAGATTATAACGAATGCCTCGATAACCTACTTTATCTCGCAAAGGAGAATACTTGGGATAAACTATTTTGTTTGGAAGAACCCTTGAAGGAGTTGTTGGATATAGGGAATTTGGCGCATACTGAAAATTTAGAAGAAGTTAACGCTTGTATTACTACCTGTGAGTTTTTAATTGCACAAACCGGTGGAGTTGTCGTATCTTCGAAGTTAGCGTCAGGAAGAGCTACTCCTTTTTTATTTCCTGTGCATTTGGTAGTGGCGTTTACTTCCCAATTGGTTGAAGAAACAAAGGATGCTTTTAAAAATTTAAAATTAAAGTTTCCAACTCAACTGCCTTCCATGTTAAGTATCATATGCGGACCCGGACGTACCATGGCTATTGATACAATGCCTTTACAAGTTGGAATTGGATCAACCGAAATTTATGTTTTTTTAATTGATGATTTAATCGCCGAATAA
- a CDS encoding DUF2007 domain-containing protein, with protein MDENWVKVYSSRSLASAEIIKSMLLENDLDAVLLNKLDSSYLAFGQAEVYVNSMHEEVAKKLIEQDFQANE; from the coding sequence ATGGATGAAAATTGGGTAAAAGTATATAGTTCACGCTCGCTTGCTTCGGCTGAAATTATTAAGTCGATGCTGCTTGAAAACGATTTGGATGCGGTATTGCTGAATAAATTGGATTCTTCTTATTTGGCATTTGGACAAGCCGAAGTATATGTGAATAGTATGCATGAAGAAGTTGCAAAGAAGCTGATAGAACAAGATTTTCAAGCGAATGAGTAA
- a CDS encoding phosphatidate cytidylyltransferase, producing MSNFTKRAITALFFVLVLLGSIVYSQVTFACLFLFCTIVGMWEFYSIALLGENNPQKYYGLFLGIVVYVVCSLISMGKISNHYLLLFLPLGYFVFVIELYRKSSNPFRNIAYTMLGVVYVALPFALLSFIATSGFLSTYEPRILIGILLILWASDTGAYLVGSKVGKRKLFERISPKKSWEGSFGGAVLCLIAAYLDAKLFPVFSASQWFVIALIIVVMGTLGDLVESLYKRSKNIKDSGSILPGHGGILDRFDSLILASPFIYAYLELSKTF from the coding sequence ATGAGTAATTTTACTAAACGCGCCATTACGGCTTTATTTTTTGTCCTGGTGTTGCTGGGAAGCATCGTTTACAGCCAAGTTACATTTGCCTGCCTCTTTTTATTTTGTACCATTGTTGGCATGTGGGAATTTTATTCCATTGCTTTATTAGGCGAGAATAATCCACAAAAATACTATGGTTTATTCTTAGGAATAGTAGTGTACGTGGTGTGTTCACTTATTTCAATGGGCAAAATAAGCAATCACTATTTACTACTTTTTTTGCCTCTCGGTTATTTTGTTTTTGTAATCGAATTGTATCGCAAAAGCAGCAACCCGTTTAGGAATATTGCTTACACCATGTTGGGAGTAGTTTACGTAGCTTTGCCTTTTGCATTGTTATCATTTATAGCTACTTCCGGTTTTTTATCAACCTATGAACCGCGCATCCTGATTGGGATTTTATTGATATTATGGGCCAGCGATACCGGTGCTTATTTGGTAGGATCTAAAGTGGGTAAACGGAAGTTATTCGAACGTATTTCACCAAAGAAATCATGGGAAGGGTCCTTTGGTGGAGCTGTATTATGCCTGATTGCTGCTTATTTGGATGCAAAGCTTTTTCCGGTATTCAGCGCTTCACAATGGTTTGTAATTGCCTTAATTATAGTGGTGATGGGTACCTTGGGTGATTTGGTTGAATCACTTTACAAACGCAGTAAAAACATAAAGGATAGTGGTTCTATACTTCCAGGACATGGTGGAATTTTAGATCGATTTGATAGTTTAATTCTTGCCAGCCCTTTTATCTATGCCTATTTAGAGCTTTCAAAAACTTTTTAG
- a CDS encoding Glu/Leu/Phe/Val dehydrogenase, producing the protein MSKTKELTKDSHNPFEAMLARFDQAAKILNLDDETYNILKNPQRQVIVSLPVHMDNGKVKVFEAFRIVHSTVLGPSKGGIRYSMDVNIDEVKALASWMTWKCAIADIPYGGAKGGITCDPSTMSKAELERLTRAYTKSMVNVFGVDRDIPAPDMNTGPQEMAWIVDEYSKLKGEFTPGVVTGKPLLLGGSLGRAEATGLGVMVSAMEAMKKMKIDPTKSTAAVQGFGNVGSITAKQLNSKGVKIVAISDHTGAYYNAAGFDVMDAITYRDNSEKRTLEGYTKGTKISNEELLTLAVDVLAPCATENQITADNANEIKAKLIVEGANGPTTAGADAILNDKGIIVVPDVLANGGGVTVSYFEWVQNRFGFYWTEEDVNTKAELYMKKAFDHIWKVADKYKISLRIAAYVFAMNKLSKTIKYRGNQ; encoded by the coding sequence ATGTCAAAAACGAAAGAATTAACAAAGGACTCACACAATCCATTTGAAGCAATGTTGGCGCGCTTTGATCAGGCTGCGAAAATCTTAAATTTGGATGACGAAACTTACAATATTTTAAAAAATCCTCAACGTCAGGTTATAGTAAGCTTACCGGTTCATATGGATAATGGTAAGGTAAAAGTATTTGAAGCATTTCGAATTGTTCACTCTACAGTTTTAGGTCCTTCAAAAGGAGGTATCCGTTACTCGATGGATGTAAATATCGACGAAGTAAAAGCCTTGGCTTCCTGGATGACTTGGAAGTGTGCTATTGCTGATATTCCTTACGGTGGAGCAAAGGGTGGTATCACTTGTGATCCGAGTACTATGAGCAAAGCTGAATTAGAGCGTTTAACGCGTGCTTATACTAAATCAATGGTGAATGTATTTGGTGTAGATCGTGATATTCCTGCGCCCGATATGAATACAGGACCACAGGAAATGGCTTGGATTGTTGATGAATATTCCAAGTTAAAAGGAGAATTTACTCCTGGTGTTGTTACCGGAAAACCTCTGTTGCTCGGAGGTTCATTAGGAAGAGCTGAAGCTACAGGTTTGGGAGTGATGGTTTCTGCGATGGAGGCAATGAAAAAAATGAAGATAGATCCAACTAAATCAACCGCAGCCGTTCAAGGATTTGGAAATGTTGGTTCAATTACTGCCAAGCAACTTAATAGCAAAGGAGTTAAAATTGTTGCCATTTCTGACCATACAGGAGCCTATTATAATGCAGCAGGATTTGATGTAATGGATGCAATTACCTATCGTGATAATTCCGAAAAACGAACACTGGAAGGTTATACAAAAGGAACAAAAATTTCAAATGAAGAATTACTAACCCTTGCTGTTGATGTTTTAGCTCCTTGTGCTACCGAAAACCAGATAACTGCTGATAATGCAAACGAAATTAAAGCTAAACTAATCGTAGAAGGAGCGAATGGTCCAACTACTGCGGGTGCTGATGCAATATTAAACGATAAAGGAATTATTGTTGTGCCCGATGTTTTAGCGAATGGTGGAGGTGTTACTGTGTCTTATTTTGAATGGGTTCAAAACCGTTTTGGTTTTTACTGGACAGAAGAAGATGTTAATACAAAAGCAGAGTTATACATGAAAAAGGCATTTGACCATATTTGGAAAGTTGCCGATAAGTATAAAATTTCGTTGCGTATTGCTGCTTATGTATTTGCAATGAACAAACTATCAAAGACTATTAAATACAGAGGAAATCAGTAA
- a CDS encoding phosphatidylserine decarboxylase family protein, protein MKFHKEGYPSLAITIAFIFLLNFLGDYFFYGNEIIKWLIYLLSAFLLVTILQFFRNPKRNLVIAENKIIAPADGKVVVIEEVEETEYFHDKRKQISIFMSPINVHMNRYPIAGLVKYVKYHPGLFLVAWHPKSSTDNERSTIVVEHKNKQQVLFRQIAGALARRIVYYSKENDTAKQGAEFGFIKFGSRVDIFLPLSCKVLVKLDDKTIGGESVIAEF, encoded by the coding sequence ATGAAATTTCACAAAGAAGGGTATCCATCATTGGCAATTACCATTGCTTTTATTTTCTTACTAAACTTTTTAGGAGATTATTTTTTTTATGGGAATGAAATTATAAAATGGCTTATTTATTTGCTTTCAGCATTTTTATTGGTAACCATTTTGCAGTTTTTTAGAAATCCTAAACGAAATTTAGTGATTGCCGAAAATAAGATTATAGCACCTGCTGATGGTAAGGTAGTGGTAATTGAGGAGGTTGAAGAGACCGAGTACTTTCACGATAAAAGAAAACAGATTTCCATTTTTATGTCTCCCATCAATGTGCACATGAATCGCTATCCAATTGCTGGTTTGGTGAAATATGTGAAATACCATCCCGGATTATTTTTAGTTGCATGGCATCCGAAGTCTAGCACCGATAATGAGCGTAGTACTATTGTAGTAGAACATAAAAACAAGCAACAGGTGTTGTTCCGACAAATAGCAGGCGCCTTGGCACGACGCATCGTTTATTACAGTAAAGAAAATGATACAGCTAAGCAAGGGGCTGAATTTGGCTTTATAAAATTTGGTTCTCGGGTTGATATTTTTTTACCACTTAGCTGTAAAGTGTTGGTTAAATTGGATGATAAAACCATTGGAGGTGAAAGTGTTATTGCTGAATTTTAA
- a CDS encoding C40 family peptidase — MFGFAKSALQSNFNDTLIGGSADIAKQVQLIEKEHLQTGDLLFFRIKRKRISHVGVYLGNNKFVHAAVKGGVQINDLNEPYYKRYFIRRKRTSSKLG; from the coding sequence TTGTTCGGGTTCGCAAAAAGTGCTTTACAAAGCAACTTTAACGATACTCTAATTGGTGGCTCTGCCGATATAGCCAAGCAAGTGCAATTAATTGAAAAGGAACATTTACAAACCGGCGATTTGCTTTTTTTTAGAATAAAAAGAAAGCGCATTTCACATGTTGGGGTATATTTAGGAAATAATAAATTTGTGCATGCAGCTGTTAAAGGCGGTGTGCAAATAAATGACTTAAACGAACCATATTACAAGCGCTATTTTATAAGGAGGAAAAGAACTTCTTCAAAGTTAGGCTAA
- a CDS encoding phosphoribosyltransferase, producing the protein MLSLKVDKEKQTISTVKLDLNPDLLKNKVVLLVDDVLNTGRTLSYAVYPFLEHEIKKLATVVLIDRQP; encoded by the coding sequence TTGCTTTCATTAAAGGTCGATAAGGAGAAGCAAACTATTTCTACTGTAAAATTGGATTTGAATCCCGATTTATTGAAAAACAAAGTTGTATTGTTGGTTGACGATGTGTTGAACACCGGAAGAACATTGAGTTATGCAGTATATCCATTTTTAGAACACGAAATAAAAAAACTAGCTACTGTTGTGTTGATCGATCGACAACCATAA
- a CDS encoding shikimate kinase: MIVFLIGFMGCGKAKGRKLASLLGFRYIDMDEYIETNQGQTITQLFERLGEEQFLKIEHEALLSLCKNQQTVIATGGGAPCYFDGIERMNLVGKTVYLKGNAEFLRERLLLSKSKAFIANLKYGRALPLLNKKLNVNLIITKQRLL; encoded by the coding sequence ATGATAGTGTTTTTAATTGGATTTATGGGCTGTGGAAAAGCAAAAGGCCGAAAATTAGCCTCATTGCTGGGTTTTCGATACATCGATATGGACGAATATATTGAAACAAATCAAGGCCAAACGATTACACAATTGTTTGAACGATTAGGTGAAGAACAATTTCTAAAAATTGAACATGAAGCATTACTAAGTCTCTGCAAAAACCAACAAACTGTTATTGCTACCGGAGGAGGCGCGCCTTGTTATTTTGATGGGATAGAAAGAATGAATCTTGTAGGTAAAACCGTGTATTTGAAGGGAAATGCTGAATTTTTACGCGAACGTTTATTGCTTTCAAAAAGTAAGGCCTTTATTGCAAATCTTAAGTACGGACGAGCTCTACCTTTATTAAACAAAAAATTAAACGTGAACCTTATTATAACAAAGCAAAGATTGTTGTAG
- the rlmD gene encoding 23S rRNA (uracil(1939)-C(5))-methyltransferase RlmD, translating into MRKFVKKQLPLFENVAITDAGAEGKSVAKVNDLVVFVQNAVPGDVADLQLTLKKKNYAEARATKFHQFSEKRTDAICSHFGICGGCKWQNMQYEWQLFYKQKQVNDHLTRIGKIALPTISKILPSTQTEFYRNKLEFTFSNKKWLTDMNQNDVQESMNALGFHIPQRYDKILDIEKCYLQANPSNAIRNFIREYSEENKLSFFDIKSQEGFLRTLIIRSSSTGELMVLLSFFYEDVELRTGLLANLQQKFPEISSLLYTINSKGNDTLQDLTIHCFYGKPFINEKMEELTFRIGPKSFYQTNSQQAYELYKIARDFAALSEHDTVYDLYTGTGTIANFIAKQVKKVIGIEYVPDAIEDAKVNSAINQLTNTSFFAGDMSKVFTDKFIEENGKPDVVITDPPRAGMSADVIEKLLQIEAKKIVYVSCNVATQARDLALLDVKYNVTKVQPVDMFPHTHHVENVVLLELR; encoded by the coding sequence ATGCGTAAATTTGTAAAAAAACAACTGCCCCTTTTCGAAAATGTTGCAATAACAGATGCCGGTGCTGAAGGAAAATCAGTAGCTAAGGTCAATGACCTGGTTGTATTTGTTCAAAATGCTGTTCCCGGTGATGTTGCCGATTTGCAACTCACTCTAAAAAAGAAAAATTATGCCGAAGCGCGTGCAACCAAATTTCATCAGTTTTCTGAAAAAAGAACAGATGCCATCTGCAGTCACTTTGGTATTTGCGGTGGATGTAAATGGCAAAACATGCAGTATGAATGGCAGCTCTTTTACAAGCAAAAACAGGTGAATGACCACTTAACACGTATAGGGAAAATAGCACTTCCCACAATTAGTAAAATTCTGCCTTCAACACAAACAGAGTTTTATCGAAACAAATTGGAGTTTACTTTTTCAAATAAAAAATGGCTAACTGATATGAATCAAAATGATGTGCAAGAATCAATGAATGCACTCGGTTTCCATATACCACAGCGTTACGATAAAATTCTCGATATCGAAAAATGCTACTTGCAGGCCAATCCTTCCAACGCTATTAGAAATTTTATTCGAGAATACTCAGAGGAAAATAAACTCAGCTTTTTTGATATAAAATCACAAGAAGGATTTTTACGTACACTTATTATTCGGAGTAGTTCAACCGGCGAACTTATGGTACTTCTTAGTTTTTTCTATGAGGACGTTGAACTTCGTACCGGATTATTGGCAAATTTGCAGCAAAAATTTCCGGAAATAAGTTCCTTGCTCTACACTATAAATTCTAAGGGAAATGACACCTTGCAAGATTTAACAATACATTGTTTTTATGGCAAGCCTTTTATTAATGAAAAAATGGAAGAGCTTACTTTTCGCATCGGGCCTAAGTCTTTTTATCAAACCAATTCACAACAAGCTTATGAATTATATAAAATTGCTCGTGATTTTGCAGCACTTTCTGAACACGATACAGTGTATGATTTATACACAGGAACCGGGACAATTGCGAATTTTATTGCAAAGCAGGTTAAAAAAGTAATTGGAATTGAATATGTACCTGATGCAATTGAGGATGCAAAAGTAAATTCAGCAATCAATCAACTAACAAATACTTCCTTTTTTGCCGGAGATATGAGCAAAGTGTTTACCGATAAATTTATTGAAGAAAATGGTAAACCGGATGTAGTTATAACTGACCCACCTCGCGCTGGTATGAGTGCCGATGTTATTGAAAAATTACTACAAATTGAAGCAAAGAAAATTGTGTATGTAAGTTGTAATGTTGCTACACAAGCAAGAGACTTAGCGCTGTTGGATGTAAAATATAATGTTACCAAGGTACAACCGGTAGATATGTTTCCTCATACGCACCATGTTGAAAATGTAGTTTTGCTGGAATTGAGATAA